The Longibacter salinarum genome includes a region encoding these proteins:
- a CDS encoding helix-turn-helix domain-containing protein: MPGKIYTVSDLCERLQLHPDTVRDWITSGRLEAFKVGRRWRIPEDALVTSDVFDPAAVDALA, translated from the coding sequence ATGCCCGGGAAGATTTACACCGTGTCTGATCTTTGCGAGCGGCTCCAGCTGCATCCCGATACGGTCCGCGACTGGATCACGTCCGGGCGCCTTGAGGCGTTCAAAGTGGGGCGCCGCTGGCGAATACCGGAGGACGCTTTGGTAACGTCGGATGTTTTCGACCCGGCGGCTGTGGATGCCCTTGCGTGA
- a CDS encoding BrnA antitoxin family protein, with protein sequence MSTSKDDISALEKLFPESMPKRKLLPSPRSVQLDAEEAWIVLKAEDLASAEKEMRKEDTLSAKTVDLSPTKKRPSQHGERSERKTTDNKSEFVVPESLEIDPGWVKIAEQMAASAEKKRITIRLDQDVVDFFKAQGQGYQTRINEVLKTYVLVQRMKESTPQSEESLST encoded by the coding sequence GTGAGCACATCAAAAGACGACATCTCCGCACTGGAGAAGCTCTTCCCGGAAAGCATGCCGAAGAGAAAACTGCTTCCGTCCCCCAGGTCAGTACAACTAGACGCGGAAGAAGCTTGGATAGTGCTCAAAGCAGAAGACTTAGCATCGGCCGAGAAAGAGATGCGCAAAGAGGATACACTGAGCGCAAAAACAGTGGATCTTAGTCCGACGAAAAAAAGGCCTTCGCAACACGGCGAAAGATCTGAACGGAAGACGACCGATAACAAGAGCGAGTTCGTTGTCCCTGAATCCCTCGAGATTGACCCTGGATGGGTGAAGATTGCCGAGCAGATGGCAGCGTCTGCAGAAAAGAAGCGTATTACGATCCGCCTAGATCAGGACGTCGTCGATTTTTTTAAGGCCCAGGGCCAGGGCTATCAGACTCGCATCAACGAGGTGCTTAAGACTTATGTGCTTGTTCAGCGGATGAAGGAGAGCACCCCGCAGTCCGAAGAGTCCCTGTCGACCTAA
- the parA gene encoding ParA family partition ATPase gives MPSVDALVIATLNPKGGTGKTTLAVHLARAAQLDGLDVVIIDTDPQGSATDWRRRAADVDAYDAPPVVSVTDASTLRSDLSRLVSSYDVAVIDGAAKLQGMTGAILAASDAVLIPVQASALDLWGTAEFIDLVTDRVHAGGTRAAFVPSARDVRTTLSAEVRDVLEDAGGDDVPVFDGTTRRVAYARSLAEGKTALDGYDATAADEITQLLTDTGQLLQ, from the coding sequence ATGCCGTCTGTTGATGCGCTCGTCATTGCCACGCTGAATCCGAAAGGGGGCACCGGGAAGACAACTCTCGCTGTTCACCTGGCCCGTGCGGCGCAGCTTGACGGCCTCGACGTCGTTATCATCGACACCGACCCACAGGGCAGCGCGACGGACTGGCGCCGGCGTGCGGCCGATGTGGACGCGTACGACGCTCCGCCCGTTGTGTCGGTTACGGATGCGTCTACTCTCCGGAGCGACCTCTCACGCCTCGTTTCAAGCTACGACGTTGCCGTAATCGATGGAGCGGCAAAGCTCCAGGGCATGACCGGCGCTATACTCGCAGCCTCTGATGCGGTCTTGATTCCCGTACAGGCGTCCGCCCTTGATCTCTGGGGTACGGCAGAGTTCATCGATCTCGTCACCGATCGGGTGCACGCCGGCGGAACGCGAGCAGCGTTTGTACCCTCTGCTCGGGATGTGCGAACAACCCTGTCCGCCGAAGTGCGCGACGTCCTCGAGGATGCCGGCGGAGACGATGTGCCTGTCTTTGATGGAACCACGCGCCGCGTAGCCTACGCTCGGTCATTAGCAGAAGGCAAGACTGCCCTCGACGGCTATGACGCAACGGCCGCAGATGAGATCACGCAGCTCCTCACAGATACGGGACAACTTCTCCAGTAA